In Microplitis mediator isolate UGA2020A chromosome 2, iyMicMedi2.1, whole genome shotgun sequence, a single window of DNA contains:
- the LOC130663675 gene encoding uncharacterized protein LOC130663675 isoform X1, translating into MKWHPNHPGKLVLRHVGDESTDQNNNITMTSEDLLQPGHVVKERWKVMRKIGGGGFGEIYEGLDLLTKEQVALKVESARQPKQVLKMEVAVLKKLQGKDHVCRFIGCGRNDRFNYVVMQLQGKNLAELRRAQPRGAFSLSTTLRLGLQILKAIESIHQVGFLHRDIKPSNFSIGRHPYNSRVVYMLDFGLARQFTTGTGEVRPARAAAGFRGTVRYASVNAHRNKEMGRHDDLWSLFYMLVEFVNGQLPWRKIKDKEQVGILKEKYDHRLLLKHLPSDLRLFLEHIQSLQYADKPDYAMLAGLFERCMKRRGVKLNDPYDWERPLIANEGLPTTRSLPTVTAPPALTTATTINQPPTTPNVDTNNQENVEPDNRKEAKMDIESLCRLLLGHDGSPVPFTSAISNNHGRDKNCNATIQITDNTHQQAGQQVASTPPVQGSPKKRRAVSMAVEPQSPVPPVEKPVDNEGDALMASARSASEVPRSKPVANAAAPLRKSASGATFARLRVVALPETNATGEPPSPRIQTDVDASYCSYDVTNTKQAGNQSPVTEQREPLRREPRRRARTGRSAMRDCSITQFAQIDDDNVSALQQVTRGGGGLTLASQWKSQFDDSEETDNEWKGENLQSPEHKGVAPSIVPQSTVDSEAAATATPVAGGCQEPKSPQAQASTVTPSASLQQAALAVQTVLSRISEDSPRPGPHHRCLNITGIENYPELQGALPRAWSVPALASHVRAHLEAPLVQQAAFDDLLYEVDVMWNVAMRYDEPKESPTHRRSSVPAIEFASPVLPGTPAGDEEEQAVAGRLEIRVVDSTGGATVVQTTADKEPLQKKLTNGTAGSPASPNPGPDEPSIYYDATESRVNTSNTSANKPVTAPTGPNSNSVTPREPKDNKDRDTSRPHSAYSKIPVPVKSPRCSLSESTPDANTPNTKTGTGSELDKSPTTSTQLKDKDVATKGKLITVHATETPQLRRCATLPDARPSPVPPLTSTSSTEDENLTGCTPALRRRRQSEKYVTHASQLNLRFQRPQRRRPSSEVLSKFYPRGVPSYLLEAGKRNEESSDNDSDSSGPPNTQPPPPPSSLPPHVAENNARCRRFRPVPDTAVVSRES; encoded by the exons GCATCCAAATCATCCGGGTAAATTGGTGTTGAGGCATGTAGGCGACGAGAGTACGGATCAGAACAATAACATCACAATGACGAGCGAGGATTTGTTACAGCCAGGCCATGTGGTCAAAGAACGTTGGAAAGTT ATGAGGAAAATTGGCGGCGGTGGCTTTGGTGAAATTTATGAAGGCCTTGATTTACTGACCAAAGAGCAAGTCGCTCTGAAGGTTGAATCTGCGCGGCAACCGAAGCAAGTTCTTAAAATGGAAGTTGCCGTCTTAAAAAAGCTCCAGG gcaAAGATCACGTGTGTCGCTTTATAGGCTGCGGTCGTAATGACAGATTCAATTACGTCGTGATGCAGCTGCAAGGTAAAAATTTAGCGGAATTAAGACGTGCGCAGCCTCGTGGTGCCTTTTCTCTGTCAACAACTTTAAGACTCGGATTGCAAATTTTAAAAGCAATTGAAAGTATTCACCAAGTGGGCTTCCTCCACCGGGACATTAAGCCg tCAAACTTTTCTATTGGCCGTCATCCGTACAATAGCCGAGTTGTCTATATGTTGGATTTCGGACTTGCTCGGCAGTTCACCACTGGGACTGGTGAAGTTAGACCTGCACGTGCTGCGGCTGGTTTCCGCGGCACAGTAAGATACGCTTCAGTAAATGCTCATCGAAATAAAGAGATGGGAAGACATGATGATTTGTGgtcattattttatatgctTGTGGAATTTGTCAACGGACAATTGCCTTGGCGAAAGATTAAAGACAAAGAACAG GTGGggattttaaaagaaaagtacGACCATCGTTTGTTACTCAAACACCTTCCATCAGATCTCCGGCTCTTCCTGGAACACATTCAG AGTTTACAGTATGCGGATAAACCTGATTACGCTATGCTGGCTGGTCTGTTTGAAAGATGTATGAAACGTCGAGGTGTAAAACTTAACGATCCTTACGATTGGGAAAGACCATTAATAGCTAATGAAGGTTTGCCAACTACGAGGTCACTGCCTACAGTAACGGCACCGCCTGCCCTTACGACAGCGACGACTATTAACCAGCCACCGACTACTCCTAATGTAGACACAAATAACCAAGAAAATGTTGAGCCAGACAATCGAAAGGAA GCAAAAATGGACATTGAAAGCTTGTGCAGGCTGCTATTGGGCCATGACGGATCACCAGTTCCATTTACATCGGCAATAAGTAATAACCACGGACGGGATAAAAATTGCAATGCAACGATACAGATTACGGACAATACACATCAGCAGGCTGGACAACAAGTTGCCTCTACTCCACCGGTTCAGGGGTCACCCAAGAAACGACGCGCCGTGTCGATGGCTGTCGAGCCGCAGTCACCAGTTCCGCCGGTTGAAAAACCCGTTGATAATGAGGGCGACGCTCTGATGGCATCAGCTCGGTCAGCGTCGGAAGTGCCGCGTTCAAAGCCTGTTGCCAATGCCGCTGCGCCGTTGAGGAAATCCGCGAGCGGCGCAACCTTCGCAAGACTTCGTGTCGTCGCTCTCCCGGAGACCAACGCCACCGGGGAACCACCGAGTCCAAGGATACAAACTGACGTTGACGCTTCCTACTGCTCTTACGATGTTACCAATACCAAGCAAGCAGGAAATCAAAGCCCAGTTACGGAACAGCGTGAGCCATTACGAAGAGAGCCCCGCAGACGCGCGAGAACAGGACGCTCGGCTATGCGAGACTGTTCAATAACACAATTTGCACAAATTGATGATGACAACGTATCTGCATTACAGCAAGTGACACGAGGCGGCGGGGGTCTCACTCTAGCGTCCCAGTGGAAGTCGCAGTTTGACGATTCCGAGGAGACTGACAATGAATGGAAGGGAGAAAATTTACAGAGTCCGGAGCATAAAGGCGTCGCGCCGTCTATTGTTCCTCAG TCCACAGTTGATAGCGaagcagcagcaacagcaactCCGGTAGCTGGGGGATGTCAAGAGCCAAAGAGCCCGCAAGCTCAGGCTTCAACTGTGACACCCAGTGCGTCTCTGCAACAAGCAGCACTTGCTGTCCAGACGGTGCTCTCGCGAATAAGCGAGGACTCCCCTCGGCCTGGACCCCACCACAGATGTCTAAATATCACGGGAATAGAAAATTATCCAGAGCTTCAAGGAGCTTTGCCAAGAGCATGGAGCGTGCCGGCGCTGGCGTCACACGTTCGTGCTCATCTAGAAGCACCTTTG GTCCAGCAAGCTGCATTTGATGATTTGTTGTATGAAGTCGACGTAATGTGGAATGTCGCAATGCGATACGATGAACCCAAAGAAAGCCCGACACACAGACGTTCAAGTGTTCCAGCTATTGAATTTGCGTCACCAGTACTTCCAGGTACTCCAGCTGGTGATGAAGAAGAGCAGGCTGTTGCCGGAAGATTAGAGATTAGGGTCGTTGATTCCACTGGAGGAGCCACCGTTGTACAGACAACTGCAGATAAAGAGCCACTACAAa AAAAATTAACGAACGGCACAGCGGGTAGCCCAGCTAGTCCAAACCCCGGGCCCGATGAGCCTTCGATATACTACGACGCTACAGAGAGCCGTGTGAACACAAGTAATACATCGGCAAATAAACCAGTAACAGCACCGACAGGACCCAATTCAAATTCGGTGACACCACGTGAACCCAAAGACAATAAAGACCGCGATACTTCAAGGCCACACAGCGCTTACAGTAAAATACCCGTGCCCGTTAAAAGTCCACGCTGCTCTCTGTCGGAATCGACACCCGATGCAAATACTCCCAATACTAAAACTGGTACGGGCAGTGAACTCGATAAATCACCCACCACATCAACTCAATTGAAGGATAAAGATGTCG CAACCAAAGGCAAACTGATCACAGTACATGCAACGGAGACACCTCAGCTACGAAGATGCGCGACATTACCGGATGCCCGACCAAGTCCAGTTCCACCTTTGACGTCTACCAGCTCAACGGAGGACGAAAATTTAACAGGATGTACGCCGGCGTTGAGACGACGTCGACAAAGTGAAAAATATGTAACCCATGCCAGTCAACTTAATCTGCGATTTCAAAGACCGCAGCGACGGAGACCCAGTTCCGAGGTCTTGTCGAAATTCTATCCCCGGGGTGTACCCTCGTACCTACTCGAAGCAGGTAAAAGAAACGAGGAGAGCAGTGACAATGATTCTGACAGCAGTGGCCCTCCAAATACACAACCACCACCTCCGCCTTCATCGCTGCCGCCTCATGTGGCTGAAAATAATGCTAG ATGTCGAAGATTCAGACCAGTCCCAGACACAGCGGTAGTTAGCAGAGAATCGTGA
- the LOC130663675 gene encoding uncharacterized protein LOC130663675 isoform X2 → MTSEDLLQPGHVVKERWKVMRKIGGGGFGEIYEGLDLLTKEQVALKVESARQPKQVLKMEVAVLKKLQGKDHVCRFIGCGRNDRFNYVVMQLQGKNLAELRRAQPRGAFSLSTTLRLGLQILKAIESIHQVGFLHRDIKPSNFSIGRHPYNSRVVYMLDFGLARQFTTGTGEVRPARAAAGFRGTVRYASVNAHRNKEMGRHDDLWSLFYMLVEFVNGQLPWRKIKDKEQVGILKEKYDHRLLLKHLPSDLRLFLEHIQSLQYADKPDYAMLAGLFERCMKRRGVKLNDPYDWERPLIANEGLPTTRSLPTVTAPPALTTATTINQPPTTPNVDTNNQENVEPDNRKEAKMDIESLCRLLLGHDGSPVPFTSAISNNHGRDKNCNATIQITDNTHQQAGQQVASTPPVQGSPKKRRAVSMAVEPQSPVPPVEKPVDNEGDALMASARSASEVPRSKPVANAAAPLRKSASGATFARLRVVALPETNATGEPPSPRIQTDVDASYCSYDVTNTKQAGNQSPVTEQREPLRREPRRRARTGRSAMRDCSITQFAQIDDDNVSALQQVTRGGGGLTLASQWKSQFDDSEETDNEWKGENLQSPEHKGVAPSIVPQSTVDSEAAATATPVAGGCQEPKSPQAQASTVTPSASLQQAALAVQTVLSRISEDSPRPGPHHRCLNITGIENYPELQGALPRAWSVPALASHVRAHLEAPLVQQAAFDDLLYEVDVMWNVAMRYDEPKESPTHRRSSVPAIEFASPVLPGTPAGDEEEQAVAGRLEIRVVDSTGGATVVQTTADKEPLQKKLTNGTAGSPASPNPGPDEPSIYYDATESRVNTSNTSANKPVTAPTGPNSNSVTPREPKDNKDRDTSRPHSAYSKIPVPVKSPRCSLSESTPDANTPNTKTGTGSELDKSPTTSTQLKDKDVATKGKLITVHATETPQLRRCATLPDARPSPVPPLTSTSSTEDENLTGCTPALRRRRQSEKYVTHASQLNLRFQRPQRRRPSSEVLSKFYPRGVPSYLLEAGKRNEESSDNDSDSSGPPNTQPPPPPSSLPPHVAENNARCRRFRPVPDTAVVSRES, encoded by the exons ATGACGAGCGAGGATTTGTTACAGCCAGGCCATGTGGTCAAAGAACGTTGGAAAGTT ATGAGGAAAATTGGCGGCGGTGGCTTTGGTGAAATTTATGAAGGCCTTGATTTACTGACCAAAGAGCAAGTCGCTCTGAAGGTTGAATCTGCGCGGCAACCGAAGCAAGTTCTTAAAATGGAAGTTGCCGTCTTAAAAAAGCTCCAGG gcaAAGATCACGTGTGTCGCTTTATAGGCTGCGGTCGTAATGACAGATTCAATTACGTCGTGATGCAGCTGCAAGGTAAAAATTTAGCGGAATTAAGACGTGCGCAGCCTCGTGGTGCCTTTTCTCTGTCAACAACTTTAAGACTCGGATTGCAAATTTTAAAAGCAATTGAAAGTATTCACCAAGTGGGCTTCCTCCACCGGGACATTAAGCCg tCAAACTTTTCTATTGGCCGTCATCCGTACAATAGCCGAGTTGTCTATATGTTGGATTTCGGACTTGCTCGGCAGTTCACCACTGGGACTGGTGAAGTTAGACCTGCACGTGCTGCGGCTGGTTTCCGCGGCACAGTAAGATACGCTTCAGTAAATGCTCATCGAAATAAAGAGATGGGAAGACATGATGATTTGTGgtcattattttatatgctTGTGGAATTTGTCAACGGACAATTGCCTTGGCGAAAGATTAAAGACAAAGAACAG GTGGggattttaaaagaaaagtacGACCATCGTTTGTTACTCAAACACCTTCCATCAGATCTCCGGCTCTTCCTGGAACACATTCAG AGTTTACAGTATGCGGATAAACCTGATTACGCTATGCTGGCTGGTCTGTTTGAAAGATGTATGAAACGTCGAGGTGTAAAACTTAACGATCCTTACGATTGGGAAAGACCATTAATAGCTAATGAAGGTTTGCCAACTACGAGGTCACTGCCTACAGTAACGGCACCGCCTGCCCTTACGACAGCGACGACTATTAACCAGCCACCGACTACTCCTAATGTAGACACAAATAACCAAGAAAATGTTGAGCCAGACAATCGAAAGGAA GCAAAAATGGACATTGAAAGCTTGTGCAGGCTGCTATTGGGCCATGACGGATCACCAGTTCCATTTACATCGGCAATAAGTAATAACCACGGACGGGATAAAAATTGCAATGCAACGATACAGATTACGGACAATACACATCAGCAGGCTGGACAACAAGTTGCCTCTACTCCACCGGTTCAGGGGTCACCCAAGAAACGACGCGCCGTGTCGATGGCTGTCGAGCCGCAGTCACCAGTTCCGCCGGTTGAAAAACCCGTTGATAATGAGGGCGACGCTCTGATGGCATCAGCTCGGTCAGCGTCGGAAGTGCCGCGTTCAAAGCCTGTTGCCAATGCCGCTGCGCCGTTGAGGAAATCCGCGAGCGGCGCAACCTTCGCAAGACTTCGTGTCGTCGCTCTCCCGGAGACCAACGCCACCGGGGAACCACCGAGTCCAAGGATACAAACTGACGTTGACGCTTCCTACTGCTCTTACGATGTTACCAATACCAAGCAAGCAGGAAATCAAAGCCCAGTTACGGAACAGCGTGAGCCATTACGAAGAGAGCCCCGCAGACGCGCGAGAACAGGACGCTCGGCTATGCGAGACTGTTCAATAACACAATTTGCACAAATTGATGATGACAACGTATCTGCATTACAGCAAGTGACACGAGGCGGCGGGGGTCTCACTCTAGCGTCCCAGTGGAAGTCGCAGTTTGACGATTCCGAGGAGACTGACAATGAATGGAAGGGAGAAAATTTACAGAGTCCGGAGCATAAAGGCGTCGCGCCGTCTATTGTTCCTCAG TCCACAGTTGATAGCGaagcagcagcaacagcaactCCGGTAGCTGGGGGATGTCAAGAGCCAAAGAGCCCGCAAGCTCAGGCTTCAACTGTGACACCCAGTGCGTCTCTGCAACAAGCAGCACTTGCTGTCCAGACGGTGCTCTCGCGAATAAGCGAGGACTCCCCTCGGCCTGGACCCCACCACAGATGTCTAAATATCACGGGAATAGAAAATTATCCAGAGCTTCAAGGAGCTTTGCCAAGAGCATGGAGCGTGCCGGCGCTGGCGTCACACGTTCGTGCTCATCTAGAAGCACCTTTG GTCCAGCAAGCTGCATTTGATGATTTGTTGTATGAAGTCGACGTAATGTGGAATGTCGCAATGCGATACGATGAACCCAAAGAAAGCCCGACACACAGACGTTCAAGTGTTCCAGCTATTGAATTTGCGTCACCAGTACTTCCAGGTACTCCAGCTGGTGATGAAGAAGAGCAGGCTGTTGCCGGAAGATTAGAGATTAGGGTCGTTGATTCCACTGGAGGAGCCACCGTTGTACAGACAACTGCAGATAAAGAGCCACTACAAa AAAAATTAACGAACGGCACAGCGGGTAGCCCAGCTAGTCCAAACCCCGGGCCCGATGAGCCTTCGATATACTACGACGCTACAGAGAGCCGTGTGAACACAAGTAATACATCGGCAAATAAACCAGTAACAGCACCGACAGGACCCAATTCAAATTCGGTGACACCACGTGAACCCAAAGACAATAAAGACCGCGATACTTCAAGGCCACACAGCGCTTACAGTAAAATACCCGTGCCCGTTAAAAGTCCACGCTGCTCTCTGTCGGAATCGACACCCGATGCAAATACTCCCAATACTAAAACTGGTACGGGCAGTGAACTCGATAAATCACCCACCACATCAACTCAATTGAAGGATAAAGATGTCG CAACCAAAGGCAAACTGATCACAGTACATGCAACGGAGACACCTCAGCTACGAAGATGCGCGACATTACCGGATGCCCGACCAAGTCCAGTTCCACCTTTGACGTCTACCAGCTCAACGGAGGACGAAAATTTAACAGGATGTACGCCGGCGTTGAGACGACGTCGACAAAGTGAAAAATATGTAACCCATGCCAGTCAACTTAATCTGCGATTTCAAAGACCGCAGCGACGGAGACCCAGTTCCGAGGTCTTGTCGAAATTCTATCCCCGGGGTGTACCCTCGTACCTACTCGAAGCAGGTAAAAGAAACGAGGAGAGCAGTGACAATGATTCTGACAGCAGTGGCCCTCCAAATACACAACCACCACCTCCGCCTTCATCGCTGCCGCCTCATGTGGCTGAAAATAATGCTAG ATGTCGAAGATTCAGACCAGTCCCAGACACAGCGGTAGTTAGCAGAGAATCGTGA
- the LOC130663675 gene encoding mucin-5AC isoform X3: MKWHPNHPGKLVLRHVGDESTDQNNNITMTSEDLLQPGHVVKERWKVMRKIGGGGFGEIYEGLDLLTKEQVALKVESARQPKQVLKMEVAVLKKLQGKDHVCRFIGCGRNDRFNYVVMQLQGKNLAELRRAQPRGAFSLSTTLRLGLQILKAIESIHQVGFLHRDIKPSNFSIGRHPYNSRVVYMLDFGLARQFTTGTGEVRPARAAAGFRGTVRYASVNAHRNKEMGRHDDLWSLFYMLVEFVNGQLPWRKIKDKEQVGILKEKYDHRLLLKHLPSDLRLFLEHIQSLQYADKPDYAMLAGLFERCMKRRGVKLNDPYDWERPLIANEGLPTTRSLPTVTAPPALTTATTINQPPTTPNVDTNNQENVEPDNRKEAKMDIESLCRLLLGHDGSPVPFTSAISNNHGRDKNCNATIQITDNTHQQAGQQVASTPPVQGSPKKRRAVSMAVEPQSPVPPVEKPVDNEGDALMASARSASEVPRSKPVANAAAPLRKSASGATFARLRVVALPETNATGEPPSPRIQTDVDASYCSYDVTNTKQAGNQSPQVTRGGGGLTLASQWKSQFDDSEETDNEWKGENLQSPEHKGVAPSIVPQSTVDSEAAATATPVAGGCQEPKSPQAQASTVTPSASLQQAALAVQTVLSRISEDSPRPGPHHRCLNITGIENYPELQGALPRAWSVPALASHVRAHLEAPLVQQAAFDDLLYEVDVMWNVAMRYDEPKESPTHRRSSVPAIEFASPVLPGTPAGDEEEQAVAGRLEIRVVDSTGGATVVQTTADKEPLQKKLTNGTAGSPASPNPGPDEPSIYYDATESRVNTSNTSANKPVTAPTGPNSNSVTPREPKDNKDRDTSRPHSAYSKIPVPVKSPRCSLSESTPDANTPNTKTGTGSELDKSPTTSTQLKDKDVATKGKLITVHATETPQLRRCATLPDARPSPVPPLTSTSSTEDENLTGCTPALRRRRQSEKYVTHASQLNLRFQRPQRRRPSSEVLSKFYPRGVPSYLLEAGKRNEESSDNDSDSSGPPNTQPPPPPSSLPPHVAENNARCRRFRPVPDTAVVSRES, from the exons GCATCCAAATCATCCGGGTAAATTGGTGTTGAGGCATGTAGGCGACGAGAGTACGGATCAGAACAATAACATCACAATGACGAGCGAGGATTTGTTACAGCCAGGCCATGTGGTCAAAGAACGTTGGAAAGTT ATGAGGAAAATTGGCGGCGGTGGCTTTGGTGAAATTTATGAAGGCCTTGATTTACTGACCAAAGAGCAAGTCGCTCTGAAGGTTGAATCTGCGCGGCAACCGAAGCAAGTTCTTAAAATGGAAGTTGCCGTCTTAAAAAAGCTCCAGG gcaAAGATCACGTGTGTCGCTTTATAGGCTGCGGTCGTAATGACAGATTCAATTACGTCGTGATGCAGCTGCAAGGTAAAAATTTAGCGGAATTAAGACGTGCGCAGCCTCGTGGTGCCTTTTCTCTGTCAACAACTTTAAGACTCGGATTGCAAATTTTAAAAGCAATTGAAAGTATTCACCAAGTGGGCTTCCTCCACCGGGACATTAAGCCg tCAAACTTTTCTATTGGCCGTCATCCGTACAATAGCCGAGTTGTCTATATGTTGGATTTCGGACTTGCTCGGCAGTTCACCACTGGGACTGGTGAAGTTAGACCTGCACGTGCTGCGGCTGGTTTCCGCGGCACAGTAAGATACGCTTCAGTAAATGCTCATCGAAATAAAGAGATGGGAAGACATGATGATTTGTGgtcattattttatatgctTGTGGAATTTGTCAACGGACAATTGCCTTGGCGAAAGATTAAAGACAAAGAACAG GTGGggattttaaaagaaaagtacGACCATCGTTTGTTACTCAAACACCTTCCATCAGATCTCCGGCTCTTCCTGGAACACATTCAG AGTTTACAGTATGCGGATAAACCTGATTACGCTATGCTGGCTGGTCTGTTTGAAAGATGTATGAAACGTCGAGGTGTAAAACTTAACGATCCTTACGATTGGGAAAGACCATTAATAGCTAATGAAGGTTTGCCAACTACGAGGTCACTGCCTACAGTAACGGCACCGCCTGCCCTTACGACAGCGACGACTATTAACCAGCCACCGACTACTCCTAATGTAGACACAAATAACCAAGAAAATGTTGAGCCAGACAATCGAAAGGAA GCAAAAATGGACATTGAAAGCTTGTGCAGGCTGCTATTGGGCCATGACGGATCACCAGTTCCATTTACATCGGCAATAAGTAATAACCACGGACGGGATAAAAATTGCAATGCAACGATACAGATTACGGACAATACACATCAGCAGGCTGGACAACAAGTTGCCTCTACTCCACCGGTTCAGGGGTCACCCAAGAAACGACGCGCCGTGTCGATGGCTGTCGAGCCGCAGTCACCAGTTCCGCCGGTTGAAAAACCCGTTGATAATGAGGGCGACGCTCTGATGGCATCAGCTCGGTCAGCGTCGGAAGTGCCGCGTTCAAAGCCTGTTGCCAATGCCGCTGCGCCGTTGAGGAAATCCGCGAGCGGCGCAACCTTCGCAAGACTTCGTGTCGTCGCTCTCCCGGAGACCAACGCCACCGGGGAACCACCGAGTCCAAGGATACAAACTGACGTTGACGCTTCCTACTGCTCTTACGATGTTACCAATACCAAGCAAGCAGGAAATCAAAGCCCA CAAGTGACACGAGGCGGCGGGGGTCTCACTCTAGCGTCCCAGTGGAAGTCGCAGTTTGACGATTCCGAGGAGACTGACAATGAATGGAAGGGAGAAAATTTACAGAGTCCGGAGCATAAAGGCGTCGCGCCGTCTATTGTTCCTCAG TCCACAGTTGATAGCGaagcagcagcaacagcaactCCGGTAGCTGGGGGATGTCAAGAGCCAAAGAGCCCGCAAGCTCAGGCTTCAACTGTGACACCCAGTGCGTCTCTGCAACAAGCAGCACTTGCTGTCCAGACGGTGCTCTCGCGAATAAGCGAGGACTCCCCTCGGCCTGGACCCCACCACAGATGTCTAAATATCACGGGAATAGAAAATTATCCAGAGCTTCAAGGAGCTTTGCCAAGAGCATGGAGCGTGCCGGCGCTGGCGTCACACGTTCGTGCTCATCTAGAAGCACCTTTG GTCCAGCAAGCTGCATTTGATGATTTGTTGTATGAAGTCGACGTAATGTGGAATGTCGCAATGCGATACGATGAACCCAAAGAAAGCCCGACACACAGACGTTCAAGTGTTCCAGCTATTGAATTTGCGTCACCAGTACTTCCAGGTACTCCAGCTGGTGATGAAGAAGAGCAGGCTGTTGCCGGAAGATTAGAGATTAGGGTCGTTGATTCCACTGGAGGAGCCACCGTTGTACAGACAACTGCAGATAAAGAGCCACTACAAa AAAAATTAACGAACGGCACAGCGGGTAGCCCAGCTAGTCCAAACCCCGGGCCCGATGAGCCTTCGATATACTACGACGCTACAGAGAGCCGTGTGAACACAAGTAATACATCGGCAAATAAACCAGTAACAGCACCGACAGGACCCAATTCAAATTCGGTGACACCACGTGAACCCAAAGACAATAAAGACCGCGATACTTCAAGGCCACACAGCGCTTACAGTAAAATACCCGTGCCCGTTAAAAGTCCACGCTGCTCTCTGTCGGAATCGACACCCGATGCAAATACTCCCAATACTAAAACTGGTACGGGCAGTGAACTCGATAAATCACCCACCACATCAACTCAATTGAAGGATAAAGATGTCG CAACCAAAGGCAAACTGATCACAGTACATGCAACGGAGACACCTCAGCTACGAAGATGCGCGACATTACCGGATGCCCGACCAAGTCCAGTTCCACCTTTGACGTCTACCAGCTCAACGGAGGACGAAAATTTAACAGGATGTACGCCGGCGTTGAGACGACGTCGACAAAGTGAAAAATATGTAACCCATGCCAGTCAACTTAATCTGCGATTTCAAAGACCGCAGCGACGGAGACCCAGTTCCGAGGTCTTGTCGAAATTCTATCCCCGGGGTGTACCCTCGTACCTACTCGAAGCAGGTAAAAGAAACGAGGAGAGCAGTGACAATGATTCTGACAGCAGTGGCCCTCCAAATACACAACCACCACCTCCGCCTTCATCGCTGCCGCCTCATGTGGCTGAAAATAATGCTAG ATGTCGAAGATTCAGACCAGTCCCAGACACAGCGGTAGTTAGCAGAGAATCGTGA